The Streptomyces venezuelae genomic interval ACGACGCCGCCGAGAGCACCTGTCTGGAGTTCGGCCAGGCACTCCTCGAAGACGCCCAGGGGCGGACGTACGTCACCCTGGACGCCCTCCACGAGGCGGACGCCGACCCCATCGCCTCCCGCGAGTCGGCCATGCTCACCCACCTCGTCGACAGCCACGCCGAACTCGTCCCGCTGCTCCTGCGCCTCGTCCGGCCGCGCCCCGAGCGCCGCATGCTCCGCGTCCTGCCGGTCGCCCTGGACCGCTACGGAGTCACGCTGCGCCTGGAGTACCCCACGGGCCACCAGGATGCCCGCCTGCCCTTCCCCACCGCCGTCACCCACATCGACGAGGCCGGCCCCCGGATCCACGCCCTCTTCGCCGCTGCGCGACGCTCCTCGCACCCCAACAGCCTGCTGACCTGAGGTCCCGAGCGCCCCGGGCGAACTCCTCAGCGCGGGCCGGGCAGATAGTACGGGCGGTTGTGTGCGGCCACCGGCGGGGACTGGAACGTCCACGCGCCGACCGCACGCGCGGGGCCCACGAGAGCGGTGAGGTCCTGACCGAGCTCCGTCGCCCCGTCATGGACCGTCAGACGGATCCGCCCGGCGTCGGCCACGGGGTCG includes:
- a CDS encoding DUF2470 domain-containing protein, which gives rise to MRPFSSPVAQPTPAERVRSILASAHSMTVVADGRRQEVHLLDGTGPMGHIHLHDPSEGVHDGRDARIPVRLELTDIAPTAVRERVRARVTLTGLLGAEYAHDAAESTCLEFGQALLEDAQGRTYVTLDALHEADADPIASRESAMLTHLVDSHAELVPLLLRLVRPRPERRMLRVLPVALDRYGVTLRLEYPTGHQDARLPFPTAVTHIDEAGPRIHALFAAARRSSHPNSLLT